The following are from one region of the Geitlerinema sp. PCC 9228 genome:
- a CDS encoding DUF2997 domain-containing protein yields METLEFIIYPDGRVREKVTGIQGSSCAEVTAAIEEQLGRVLSQERTSEYFAEPQCESATAKNHATQSQW; encoded by the coding sequence ATGGAAACTTTGGAATTTATCATCTATCCAGATGGTCGCGTTCGGGAGAAAGTTACCGGCATCCAAGGTTCTTCCTGTGCGGAAGTAACCGCCGCCATTGAAGAACAGTTGGGTCGGGTTCTTTCTCAAGAACGCACCTCCGAATACTTCGCCGAACCGCAGTGCGAATCGGCAACAGCGAAAAACCATGCCACGCAATCGCAGTGGTAA
- a CDS encoding type II secretion system F family protein → MVQNVAPRRATKTKSKKGFDFKEFEEKVNVALSSITVKDLAIFARQFAAMFGAGVPMIRCLSVLTEQCPNPKLKKSLEQINAEVQEGGELSTAMRKHPDVFDNLFVSMVAAGEVGGVLDEVLNRLAVIMEKNSKLQNEINSATSYPKTVAFIAIAAFLGMTRFLLPTFAGIFENQGVELPKFTQIMLAISEFLQDPVKVGTTVGILIVAFIAYKQYYKTPAGKLTIDGIFLKLPLFGDLIQKTAVARFCTIFGTLTRSGVPILNALAIVADTAGNQVITNAINNVREELQQGGEMSIAIDEQNIFPPLAVQMMAIGEETGELDKMLMKVGEFYEDEVEQAVKGLTSAMEPIMIVGVGGVVVSVLLSMYLPMFKMFEHIQ, encoded by the coding sequence ATGGTACAAAACGTAGCGCCTCGTAGAGCCACGAAAACAAAATCTAAAAAAGGATTTGACTTCAAAGAATTCGAGGAAAAAGTCAATGTTGCTCTCAGTTCGATAACGGTCAAAGACCTAGCCATTTTTGCCCGCCAATTTGCTGCCATGTTTGGCGCTGGCGTCCCCATGATTCGGTGTTTATCCGTTTTAACCGAGCAATGTCCCAATCCCAAACTAAAAAAATCTCTCGAACAAATCAACGCGGAAGTACAAGAAGGCGGCGAACTATCCACCGCCATGCGCAAACATCCCGATGTTTTTGATAACCTTTTTGTCAGCATGGTGGCAGCTGGTGAAGTTGGTGGTGTCTTAGACGAAGTCCTCAATCGTTTGGCAGTTATTATGGAAAAAAATTCTAAACTGCAAAACGAAATCAACTCAGCCACCTCCTATCCCAAAACGGTTGCTTTCATTGCCATAGCTGCTTTCTTAGGCATGACCCGATTTTTGCTTCCCACTTTTGCCGGTATTTTTGAAAATCAAGGGGTAGAACTTCCTAAGTTTACCCAGATTATGCTAGCCATTAGCGAATTTTTGCAAGACCCGGTCAAAGTTGGTACAACAGTCGGGATTTTAATTGTCGCTTTTATTGCGTACAAGCAGTATTACAAAACGCCAGCCGGCAAGCTCACCATTGATGGTATTTTCCTGAAACTTCCTCTATTTGGAGATTTAATTCAGAAAACAGCAGTAGCTCGTTTTTGTACCATTTTTGGGACGTTAACTCGTTCTGGGGTACCGATTCTAAACGCCTTGGCGATTGTGGCAGATACGGCAGGGAACCAAGTTATTACCAATGCCATTAACAACGTACGCGAAGAATTACAGCAAGGTGGAGAAATGAGTATTGCTATTGACGAGCAAAATATTTTTCCACCCCTAGCAGTACAAATGATGGCGATTGGGGAAGAAACTGGGGAACTTGATAAAATGCTGATGAAAGTTGGTGAGTTTTACGAAGATGAGGTCGAACAAGCTGTTAAAGGATTAACCAGTGCCATGGAACCGATTATGATTGTTGGTGTCGGTGGCGTTGTGGTTTCGGTACTATTGTCGATGTACCTACCTATGTTTAAAATGTTTGAACACATTCAGTAG
- a CDS encoding saccharopine dehydrogenase-like oxidoreductase, giving the protein MQTQSATTRTHQSYFPMRVGILGFGGLGQAASRLLSGKQEMQWVVAADKSGYVFDANGLDADRCHQICQQYGSLGYDPERGHLSENSITTAIANAGNVDGYFLALPNLPNTFMASVVRQFVEAGWQGVLVDALKRTSAMEQILALTDELRDAGITYMTGCGATPGLLTAAASVAAQSFAEIHEVKITFGVGIANWDAYRATIREDIAHMPGYDVEKAHAMSDEEVVALLEQTNGILTLENMEHADDLMLEMAGIVSRDRVSVGGVVDTRNPQKPLSTNVKVTGRTFEGKISTHTFTLGDDTSMAANVCGTAFGYLKAGYKLYRQGMHGVFTAAEVMPAFVR; this is encoded by the coding sequence ATGCAAACCCAGTCCGCTACCACCAGGACTCACCAAAGCTACTTCCCCATGCGCGTTGGCATTTTGGGGTTTGGCGGATTGGGTCAAGCTGCCAGCCGCCTTTTATCTGGCAAACAGGAAATGCAGTGGGTGGTGGCGGCGGATAAAAGCGGATACGTGTTTGATGCCAACGGGTTGGATGCCGACCGCTGCCATCAAATTTGCCAGCAGTATGGATCTTTGGGATACGATCCGGAGCGCGGCCATTTGAGCGAAAATAGCATTACCACTGCGATCGCGAATGCTGGCAATGTAGATGGCTATTTCCTGGCTTTGCCCAACTTACCAAATACGTTTATGGCTTCGGTGGTGCGTCAGTTCGTAGAAGCTGGTTGGCAAGGGGTTTTGGTAGATGCTCTCAAACGCACCAGTGCCATGGAGCAAATTTTGGCTCTCACAGATGAATTGCGCGATGCAGGGATTACCTACATGACCGGTTGCGGTGCTACCCCAGGGTTGCTTACGGCTGCTGCTTCTGTGGCTGCCCAGAGTTTTGCCGAGATCCACGAAGTGAAAATTACTTTTGGGGTAGGAATTGCTAACTGGGATGCCTATCGCGCCACGATTCGCGAAGATATTGCCCACATGCCTGGCTATGATGTGGAAAAGGCCCATGCCATGAGCGATGAGGAAGTGGTGGCGTTGCTGGAGCAAACGAATGGCATTTTGACCCTGGAAAATATGGAACATGCGGACGATTTGATGCTGGAAATGGCGGGTATTGTATCTCGCGATCGCGTGAGCGTCGGTGGCGTAGTCGATACGCGCAATCCCCAAAAACCTTTGAGTACCAACGTCAAAGTGACCGGTCGCACCTTTGAAGGCAAAATTTCCACCCATACCTTCACCCTAGGCGACGACACCAGTATGGCTGCCAATGTTTGCGGTACGGCTTTCGGTTATCTCAAAGCTGGATACAAACTCTATCGCCAAGGCATGCACGGCGTCTTTACTGCCGCTGAAGTGATGCCTGCATTCGTTCGCTAG
- a CDS encoding DUF1257 domain-containing protein: MSHFSHIKTQIRNLTSLETALQELGISWKSGPQPVRGYGGQTREAEVVIEQSNGYDIGFCWNGQEYELVADLQYWKQPWTVNGFLNQVTQRYAYHTVVSESAKQGFQVAEQQKNEDGSMHLVLQRWSA; encoded by the coding sequence ATGTCACACTTCAGCCATATCAAAACTCAAATTCGTAACCTTACCTCCCTAGAAACCGCTTTGCAAGAGTTGGGCATTTCTTGGAAATCCGGTCCCCAACCCGTACGCGGTTATGGCGGTCAAACCCGGGAAGCCGAAGTGGTTATCGAACAATCCAACGGCTACGACATCGGCTTCTGCTGGAACGGTCAAGAATACGAACTCGTGGCCGATCTGCAATACTGGAAACAACCTTGGACGGTTAATGGGTTCCTCAACCAAGTAACCCAACGGTATGCCTACCACACAGTGGTGAGCGAATCTGCCAAGCAAGGATTTCAAGTTGCCGAACAGCAAAAGAACGAAGATGGCAGCATGCATCTAGTTCTGCAGCGTTGGAGTGCGTAA